One region of Fervidobacterium sp. genomic DNA includes:
- a CDS encoding replication-associated recombination protein A produces the protein MNGLSEILRPNSFENFIGQEHLLGEGALLRIAIEASNLFSAILVGPPGSGKTSVLGLLRKYTDYEIVHLNAAFTSVEDVKKWERYAYSMRGIKKVVLFIDELHRFNKKQQDVFLPGVETGTYILFGTTTENPQYTINPALLSRCRVLRFKKLSPSELDTILQNAVNRLGVDVKQSVKESIIASANGDARFLLNTYELLSNMAKVSGKDVIDDTVYEMYVGEYVTKYTDSEHYNLASAFIKSIRGSDPDAALYYMARMLNGGEDPRFIARRLVILASEDVGLADPFALVLATATMQAVESVGLPECVINLSECVIYLSLAPKSNSSYEAVSKALEVARLTANIPVPRHLLNVEDSGYKYPHEYGGFIKQRYLPQQITDRIYNPRNISKEGKLADIYKKLWQERFEK, from the coding sequence TTGAATGGTTTAAGCGAAATACTCAGGCCTAATTCGTTTGAAAATTTCATAGGTCAAGAGCACCTTCTTGGTGAAGGTGCTCTTTTGCGTATAGCAATTGAAGCAAGTAATTTATTTTCTGCTATACTTGTTGGACCACCTGGTAGTGGAAAAACATCGGTTTTGGGTTTGTTAAGAAAGTACACAGATTATGAAATTGTTCACCTTAATGCCGCATTCACTTCTGTTGAGGACGTTAAAAAGTGGGAAAGATACGCTTATAGTATGAGAGGCATAAAGAAGGTAGTGTTGTTCATAGATGAGCTTCACCGATTCAATAAAAAGCAACAAGATGTCTTCTTGCCAGGTGTTGAAACAGGAACATATATACTTTTTGGCACCACAACGGAGAACCCACAATACACAATAAATCCTGCACTTTTGTCAAGATGTAGAGTCTTGAGATTCAAAAAACTTTCACCAAGCGAGTTAGATACGATCTTGCAAAATGCTGTGAATAGATTAGGCGTAGATGTAAAACAAAGCGTTAAAGAGAGTATCATAGCATCGGCTAATGGAGATGCAAGATTTCTTTTAAACACTTATGAACTACTTTCAAATATGGCAAAGGTGAGTGGAAAAGACGTGATCGATGATACTGTTTATGAGATGTATGTTGGTGAATACGTAACAAAATACACTGATTCTGAACATTACAACCTTGCATCTGCTTTCATTAAGAGTATTAGAGGTAGTGATCCAGATGCCGCGTTATACTATATGGCTCGCATGTTAAACGGTGGAGAAGATCCAAGGTTTATCGCAAGAAGACTTGTGATATTAGCCAGTGAAGATGTCGGATTAGCAGATCCCTTTGCATTAGTTCTGGCAACAGCAACGATGCAAGCCGTTGAAAGTGTTGGGCTTCCAGAATGTGTCATTAATTTATCTGAGTGTGTGATATACCTTTCATTAGCTCCTAAGAGTAATTCAAGTTACGAGGCTGTCAGCAAAGCTTTAGAAGTCGCACGCTTAACAGCCAATATTCCAGTACCCAGGCATTTGCTTAACGTTGAAGATAGTGGATACAAATATCCACACGAATACGGAGGATTCATCAAACAAAGATATCTACCGCAACAAATAACAGACAGAATTTACAACCCACGAAATATATCGAAGGAAGGAAAATTAGCTGATATTTATAAAAAACTTTGGCAGGAAAGGTTTGAAAAATGA
- a CDS encoding SDR family oxidoreductase, translating to MSKVLVTGGAGFIGSHVADKLVELGHDVVVIDNLSTGKRENVNPRAKFIEMDIYDTEKVNELFSSEKFEYVFHLAAQASVAISVKDPIKDANWNIIGSINLIKASIENGVRKFIFSSTGGAIYGEDVKVFPTPESVFPQPMSPYGIAKLSVENYLRFFSKEFGLKYTVLRYGNVYGPRQDPYGEAGVVAIFTSRMLKNEECTIFGDGEYTRDYIYVEDVVDANIKAMEKGDGLVINIGTATGTTTNELFKILKKLTGYKKDPIYGPHRKGDIRKSVLCYNRAWIELKWEPKHSLEEGLKRTVEWFKRNTQA from the coding sequence ATGAGTAAAGTACTTGTAACAGGTGGTGCTGGATTTATCGGTTCACATGTAGCAGATAAACTTGTGGAATTAGGACACGATGTTGTTGTCATTGACAACCTCTCAACTGGCAAGCGAGAAAATGTAAACCCTAGAGCTAAGTTTATAGAAATGGACATATACGACACGGAAAAGGTGAACGAACTTTTTTCTTCTGAAAAATTTGAATACGTTTTCCATCTTGCAGCTCAAGCAAGTGTCGCAATATCGGTCAAAGACCCAATAAAGGATGCAAATTGGAATATAATTGGTAGCATCAATCTTATAAAGGCTTCTATTGAGAATGGAGTCAGAAAATTTATATTTTCTTCAACCGGTGGAGCAATATACGGCGAAGATGTAAAAGTCTTTCCAACACCAGAGAGTGTCTTTCCACAGCCAATGTCCCCATACGGAATAGCAAAGCTTTCCGTCGAAAATTATTTGAGATTTTTTAGCAAGGAATTTGGTTTAAAATACACCGTGTTAAGATACGGAAATGTATATGGACCGAGACAAGATCCGTACGGAGAAGCAGGTGTTGTTGCAATATTTACCTCCAGAATGTTGAAAAATGAAGAGTGCACCATATTCGGAGATGGAGAGTACACAAGGGATTACATTTACGTCGAAGATGTTGTAGATGCGAATATAAAGGCTATGGAAAAAGGAGATGGACTTGTTATAAACATAGGTACAGCAACTGGAACAACAACAAATGAGTTATTCAAGATACTTAAAAAGCTGACTGGATACAAAAAAGATCCAATCTACGGTCCACATAGAAAAGGTGATATAAGAAAAAGTGTGCTTTGTTATAACAGGGCATGGATAGAACTTAAATGGGAACCTAAGCACTCTCTTGAAGAGGGGTTGAAGAGAACTGTTGAATGGTTTAAGCGAAATACTCAGGCCTAA
- a CDS encoding uracil-DNA glycosylase, protein MMKKEELMKVIEDRIRECQSCPLGLLRKNAVPGEGNIYSPIMFVGEGPGEEEDNQGRPFVGKAGQLLTKILESVNIKREEVYITNVVKCRPPNNRVPNSMEIQTCSHYLIAQIQLINPRMIVPLGSTAASFFLGKEESITKIRGKQIIWKGEIIIFPMFHPSYLLRNPSKEKGSPKDLTWQDIKKVKKYYDMFVNEINGVKIDIDKNVEDGNDQGGK, encoded by the coding sequence TTGATGAAAAAGGAAGAATTAATGAAGGTTATTGAAGATAGGATAAGAGAATGCCAAAGTTGTCCACTTGGATTATTAAGAAAAAATGCTGTACCTGGCGAAGGTAATATATATTCACCAATCATGTTTGTCGGGGAAGGTCCTGGTGAAGAAGAAGACAACCAAGGAAGACCGTTTGTAGGCAAAGCTGGACAATTACTAACGAAGATTTTAGAATCTGTAAATATAAAGCGTGAGGAGGTATATATTACTAACGTTGTCAAATGCAGACCCCCTAATAACAGAGTACCAAATTCTATGGAAATTCAAACCTGTTCTCATTATTTAATAGCTCAAATTCAGCTTATAAATCCTCGGATGATTGTACCTCTTGGTAGTACAGCTGCTTCGTTTTTTCTTGGGAAAGAAGAGTCTATAACAAAGATTAGAGGAAAGCAAATAATATGGAAAGGTGAGATAATAATCTTTCCGATGTTTCATCCAAGTTATTTGCTCAGAAATCCGTCGAAAGAAAAAGGCAGTCCAAAAGATTTAACATGGCAAGATATTAAGAAGGTTAAGAAATATTATGATATGTTTGTAAATGAGATAAATGGTGTAAAAATTGATATTGATAAAAACGTTGAAGACGGTAACGATCAGGGAGGAAAGTAA
- a CDS encoding MarR family transcriptional regulator → MKGIVDQNSILYKMSVLQRKIFKIINESISRTYSIHPGQIPMLFLIQNHPGISQRDISKLMDVEPGTVAVMLKRMEKNKLVYREEDVKDRRISRVYLSSKAQEVLESVHKTIRQIETLLISGLTESEQKQLEELIDKLRRKIDEQFEQKKAGDDAC, encoded by the coding sequence TTGAAAGGCATTGTAGATCAAAACAGTATTCTTTACAAGATGAGTGTTTTACAAAGGAAGATATTCAAGATTATTAACGAGAGTATCTCAAGAACGTATTCGATACACCCTGGGCAGATTCCAATGCTGTTTTTGATTCAAAACCATCCAGGAATAAGCCAGCGAGACATTTCAAAGCTCATGGATGTGGAACCAGGAACTGTTGCAGTAATGTTGAAGAGAATGGAAAAGAATAAACTTGTTTATCGTGAAGAAGATGTAAAAGACAGACGGATTTCACGAGTTTATCTGTCGTCAAAAGCGCAAGAAGTTTTGGAATCTGTGCATAAAACTATTAGACAAATAGAAACTTTATTGATAAGCGGGCTAACAGAATCTGAGCAAAAACAGTTGGAAGAGTTAATAGACAAACTAAGAAGAAAGATTGATGAACAATTCGAACAGAAAAAGGCAGGTGATGACGCATGTTAA
- a CDS encoding metal-dependent transcriptional regulator, producing the protein MKNESRHETKLTPTVMSYVSTIYTLVEKEGVARISDIARSKNVSYASATNAVKKLVELGLVDHKRYGFVKLTTRGLRIAQMLRSGESRIKYFFMYVVGVPEKKAEQIASLIVYDLDQETRRKLRKFYSILIDFTVDKAKELEQFIKEQRMNLEIPEEVLKLKEKIKEDEVYE; encoded by the coding sequence GTGAAAAACGAATCAAGGCATGAAACAAAGTTAACACCAACTGTCATGAGTTACGTATCCACTATATATACTTTAGTAGAAAAAGAAGGTGTGGCACGAATTTCAGACATAGCACGTAGTAAGAACGTGTCTTATGCAAGTGCAACCAATGCGGTTAAAAAACTTGTAGAACTTGGTCTTGTCGATCATAAAAGGTACGGTTTTGTCAAGCTAACAACACGTGGATTAAGAATTGCCCAAATGCTTAGATCAGGTGAATCGAGGATAAAATATTTCTTCATGTACGTCGTTGGTGTGCCAGAAAAAAAGGCTGAGCAAATAGCAAGTCTTATTGTGTATGATCTAGACCAAGAAACCAGGAGAAAGCTCAGAAAGTTTTACTCTATACTTATTGATTTCACCGTTGATAAAGCAAAAGAACTTGAACAATTCATTAAAGAACAAAGAATGAATCTTGAAATACCCGAAGAAGTACTTAAGTTAAAAGAGAAAATTAAGGAGGATGAAGTATATGAGTAA
- a CDS encoding ABC transporter ATP-binding protein/permease, protein MLSKFIFKYWLLIVVTISLVAVQSIISLYLPDLMSDIVDKGIVRGDDNYIWRTGGRMLVVSFLSVLAAVVASYTSSVVSMGLGKDLRNAVFTKVTSFSLEEVDKFTTSSLITRTTNDVMQIQQAVVMILRMVVMAPIMAIGGIFMAVQKDAKLTATLLISVPVMLAGLGIIAIIIAPLFKSIQRKIDKLNLVVRERVTGIRVIRAFNKEDKEMERFRTANFDLIKTSLTVNRIGSLLFPYMMIIMNLTIIAIIWFGAKQIDKGILQVGQMMAVMQYVMQIMFSFIMISVVFIFLPRASVSSQRIKEILETEPKIKQSTSSLKYSKTIDLQGVVEFDNVTFSYPGASEPVLKNISFKALPGKVTAVVGATGCGKSTLLNLIVRFYDPVSGNIKLDGVDIREIPFDILRRQIGYATQKAIIFSGSIKENIRFGREWITDDMINHAAEIAQVTEFSSKYPEGLEYKIEQGGLNLSGGQKQRISIARAIAGRPKIYLFDDTFSALDFKTDGKIRSKLFKETKDATVIIVAQRVATIMNADQIIVLKDGEIVGIGTHEDLLNECETYREIVYSQLSKEETELQK, encoded by the coding sequence ATGTTAAGCAAGTTTATTTTTAAGTATTGGCTACTCATAGTTGTGACTATTTCTCTAGTAGCAGTTCAATCAATAATATCACTTTATCTTCCAGATTTAATGTCGGATATTGTAGACAAGGGAATTGTTAGAGGTGATGACAATTACATCTGGCGCACAGGTGGAAGGATGTTAGTTGTTTCCTTTTTGAGTGTCTTGGCAGCTGTCGTGGCGAGTTATACCTCGTCTGTAGTCAGTATGGGATTAGGTAAAGATCTGAGAAATGCGGTATTTACAAAAGTTACTTCATTTTCCTTAGAAGAAGTAGACAAATTTACTACATCGTCGTTGATAACACGTACAACAAACGATGTTATGCAAATACAACAGGCAGTTGTCATGATACTTAGAATGGTTGTAATGGCACCAATCATGGCAATTGGCGGAATTTTTATGGCTGTCCAAAAAGATGCAAAATTAACGGCTACATTGTTAATATCTGTTCCCGTAATGCTTGCTGGGCTGGGGATAATTGCAATAATCATTGCTCCTTTGTTTAAAAGTATACAAAGAAAAATAGACAAGTTGAATCTTGTTGTAAGGGAACGTGTTACTGGTATTAGAGTAATCAGGGCATTTAATAAGGAAGACAAGGAAATGGAAAGATTCAGAACAGCGAATTTTGATCTTATCAAAACATCTCTTACCGTTAATAGAATAGGTTCCTTGCTTTTTCCTTATATGATGATAATAATGAATCTGACTATTATTGCCATAATATGGTTCGGTGCCAAACAAATCGATAAAGGAATACTGCAAGTTGGTCAAATGATGGCGGTAATGCAGTATGTTATGCAAATAATGTTTTCATTTATTATGATCTCTGTTGTTTTTATCTTTCTTCCTCGAGCGAGTGTTTCATCTCAAAGAATAAAAGAGATACTTGAAACTGAACCTAAGATAAAACAAAGTACAAGTTCATTAAAATATTCAAAAACCATTGATTTACAAGGTGTTGTTGAATTTGACAATGTTACTTTTTCATATCCAGGTGCAAGTGAACCAGTTTTAAAGAATATTTCGTTTAAGGCACTACCTGGAAAAGTTACTGCAGTAGTTGGTGCAACAGGCTGTGGAAAATCTACGCTCTTGAATTTGATAGTAAGATTCTATGACCCAGTTTCTGGAAATATTAAGCTCGATGGTGTAGATATTAGAGAAATTCCTTTCGACATCTTACGTCGCCAAATAGGTTATGCCACGCAGAAAGCTATTATATTTTCAGGTAGCATTAAAGAGAATATAAGATTCGGACGCGAATGGATTACAGATGATATGATAAATCACGCAGCTGAGATTGCACAAGTTACAGAATTTTCAAGTAAATATCCTGAGGGACTGGAATACAAAATTGAACAAGGAGGCTTAAACTTATCAGGTGGGCAAAAACAAAGAATATCCATCGCAAGGGCTATAGCTGGAAGACCCAAGATTTATCTATTCGACGATACTTTTAGTGCATTAGATTTCAAAACAGATGGTAAGATTAGAAGCAAATTGTTTAAAGAAACCAAAGATGCAACCGTTATAATAGTTGCTCAAAGAGTTGCTACTATCATGAACGCTGATCAAATAATTGTTTTGAAAGATGGGGAGATCGTAGGAATTGGTACCCACGAAGATTTACTTAATGAATGCGAAACCTACAGGGAGATAGTCTATTCACAACTCTCAAAAGAAGAAACAGAATTACAAAAGTGA
- a CDS encoding DMT family transporter: MSIKVFLSGLCVSFIFGLSFLFTKNSIEHVTVYTFLSYRFFVASVVMVILLVLKIVRLSKKPYWKLWRVAIFQPVLYFIFETNGLKYTTSSEAGMLIAMIPITVMILSPLTLKEKIKWYQIIFAFMSFFGVVLIIGFDVNLTGELLGKILILGAVFSAAFYNISSRRLSEEFRPEEITFFMMLTGFVFFTLLSITTGQFSLNLSFPVVIGALYLGVLSSTVAFFLVNYMLSKVSPTVSSLFSNLTTIVSVLAGSVIRHETIKSVQIVGMCLILIALFGNSYLRQKKL; the protein is encoded by the coding sequence TTGAGTATAAAGGTATTTCTTTCAGGTCTTTGTGTTTCTTTTATATTCGGCTTGTCGTTCCTTTTCACCAAGAACAGCATTGAGCACGTAACAGTCTATACTTTTCTTTCGTACAGATTTTTCGTAGCAAGTGTAGTAATGGTCATACTACTTGTACTTAAAATTGTGAGGCTAAGTAAAAAACCTTACTGGAAATTATGGCGCGTTGCTATCTTCCAACCTGTTTTGTATTTTATATTCGAGACAAACGGATTGAAATATACAACCTCATCAGAAGCAGGTATGCTTATTGCGATGATACCAATAACTGTGATGATTCTAAGTCCCTTGACATTAAAAGAAAAGATAAAATGGTATCAGATTATTTTTGCGTTCATGAGCTTTTTCGGAGTAGTATTGATTATCGGTTTTGATGTAAATCTTACTGGTGAACTTTTAGGAAAAATATTGATCCTTGGAGCTGTTTTTTCAGCAGCGTTTTATAATATATCTTCAAGAAGACTATCAGAAGAATTCAGGCCTGAAGAAATAACCTTCTTTATGATGTTAACAGGATTTGTATTTTTTACTTTACTCAGTATAACCACAGGGCAGTTTTCCTTGAACCTTTCTTTTCCTGTTGTTATTGGTGCACTTTATCTTGGTGTGCTGTCTTCAACTGTTGCATTCTTTTTGGTGAACTACATGCTTAGTAAAGTTTCGCCGACTGTATCTTCATTGTTTTCAAATCTTACAACTATAGTTTCTGTTCTGGCAGGTAGCGTAATAAGACATGAAACCATAAAGTCTGTTCAAATAGTTGGAATGTGTCTTATTTTAATCGCCCTATTCGGCAATTCGTATTTAAGACAAAAGAAATTGTAA
- a CDS encoding ABC transporter ATP-binding protein/permease: protein MGPGGPGFARLAEKPKDFKKSFKKLMSYLKPYYIGITLVFILTILATVLTIKAPKIMGEATTEIFRVIMIRKTPFSGFLNTKMNFEKISSVLSTVAILYGISALLNFLQGYIMAGITQKIVRKMREDINEKLKKLPLSFYDQRSHGDIISRVTNDIDLISNTLQQSLTQFISGVVTIFGITYMMITINGLLTLLTLVTLPMSAIAVMFTAKHSQKYFSGQQRLLGKLTGQIEEVYSGHLVVKAYGREKDEIEKFEMTNEELYKESKKAQFISGIIMPLMNFIANLGYIIVAVGGSVLVNKKQITIGDVQAFIQYSRQFNQPIIQIANIVNMIQSTLAASERVFEILEEKEEIPDKENAIELEKVDGNIRFENVRFSYLPDKPLIENFNIDVKSGQMVAIVGPTGAGKTTLVNLLMRFYEIQGGKITIDGIDIRDIKRSNLRRHFGMVLQDTWLFSGTIKENIAYSKEDATNEQIVQAAKMAHVHHFIMAMPKGYETIISEDSSNISQGEKQLITIARAFLADPDVLILDEATSNVDTLTEIYIQKAMKDLLKGRTSFVVAHRLSTIKNADMIIVINEGKIVEVGKHSELLSRGGFYANMYKSQFLGVLVEE from the coding sequence ATGGGACCTGGAGGACCTGGGTTCGCAAGGCTCGCAGAAAAACCAAAAGATTTCAAAAAATCATTCAAAAAACTAATGAGTTATTTGAAACCATACTATATTGGAATTACATTAGTTTTTATTCTTACTATCCTTGCGACTGTTCTCACGATAAAAGCTCCAAAAATAATGGGAGAAGCAACAACGGAAATATTTAGGGTCATAATGATAAGAAAAACCCCATTTTCTGGATTTTTGAATACGAAAATGAATTTCGAAAAAATATCTTCCGTGCTTTCAACGGTAGCAATACTTTATGGAATATCTGCGTTGCTAAATTTTCTCCAAGGCTATATAATGGCAGGAATAACCCAAAAGATAGTAAGAAAAATGAGGGAAGATATAAACGAGAAACTCAAAAAGTTGCCTCTGAGTTTTTACGATCAAAGATCACATGGTGACATAATAAGTCGCGTGACAAATGACATTGATCTTATAAGTAATACTCTACAACAGAGTCTAACACAGTTTATATCGGGTGTAGTTACAATATTTGGTATTACATATATGATGATAACTATAAATGGTTTGCTAACCTTATTGACACTTGTGACACTACCTATGAGTGCTATTGCGGTCATGTTTACTGCCAAACATTCTCAAAAGTACTTCAGCGGTCAGCAAAGATTACTTGGAAAACTCACCGGACAGATAGAAGAAGTTTACAGCGGTCACTTAGTTGTTAAAGCTTATGGTCGAGAAAAGGACGAGATAGAAAAATTCGAGATGACCAATGAAGAGTTATACAAAGAGAGCAAAAAGGCACAATTCATAAGTGGAATAATTATGCCGTTGATGAACTTTATAGCAAATTTAGGGTACATTATAGTCGCTGTTGGTGGAAGTGTGTTGGTTAACAAAAAGCAGATTACCATAGGTGATGTACAGGCTTTTATACAATATTCAAGGCAATTCAACCAACCAATAATACAAATAGCCAACATAGTTAATATGATACAATCAACACTCGCTGCTTCGGAAAGAGTATTCGAGATTTTAGAAGAAAAAGAAGAAATACCAGATAAAGAAAACGCAATAGAATTGGAGAAAGTGGATGGAAACATAAGATTCGAAAATGTTAGATTTAGCTACCTTCCAGATAAGCCACTTATAGAAAACTTTAATATAGACGTTAAAAGTGGACAAATGGTTGCTATTGTAGGTCCAACTGGTGCTGGAAAAACCACCTTAGTTAACTTATTGATGAGATTTTACGAAATACAGGGTGGAAAAATAACGATCGATGGTATTGATATCAGGGATATAAAAAGATCTAATCTTAGGAGGCACTTCGGAATGGTCTTGCAAGACACTTGGCTTTTCTCTGGAACTATAAAGGAAAACATTGCCTACAGCAAAGAAGATGCTACCAATGAACAGATTGTACAAGCAGCTAAAATGGCACATGTTCACCATTTCATAATGGCTATGCCAAAAGGTTATGAAACAATTATCAGTGAAGATTCATCGAACATATCACAAGGAGAAAAGCAATTAATTACCATTGCCCGTGCTTTTTTGGCTGATCCCGACGTGCTTATATTAGATGAAGCTACAAGCAACGTGGATACGTTAACGGAAATTTACATACAAAAGGCTATGAAAGATTTATTGAAGGGTAGAACATCGTTTGTAGTTGCACACAGATTATCTACCATTAAAAACGCCGATATGATAATTGTTATCAACGAAGGAAAGATAGTAGAAGTAGGTAAGCATTCTGAGCTTCTTAGTAGAGGCGGCTTTTATGCGAATATGTATAAAAGTCAATTTCTTGGCGTTCTTGTTGAAGAATAG
- the rpsB gene encoding 30S ribosomal protein S2, producing MPVATMKQLLEAGVHFGHRTQRWNPKMKPYIYGARKGIYIIDLQKTVKLLDEAYDFVRDVASKGGTILFVGTKKQAQQVVKNEAERCGGFYVNNRWLGGLLTNFQTIQSRIQKLIELEEMESNGELEKLPKKEQSKLRKTLDKLRKNLGGVKSMRSLPDVVFIVDPRKEKIAVEEANYLGIPIVAMVDTNCDPEPIDYVIPSNDDAIRAIALITAKIADAYLEGREGVPYSTQEAVEETTEEIEINIPDNLDEEEI from the coding sequence ATGCCGGTAGCTACTATGAAACAACTTCTTGAAGCAGGTGTTCACTTTGGACACAGAACACAAAGATGGAACCCAAAGATGAAGCCGTATATCTATGGTGCAAGAAAAGGTATTTACATTATTGACCTTCAAAAGACTGTCAAATTATTGGACGAAGCTTACGATTTTGTTAGGGATGTTGCAAGTAAAGGAGGAACTATTCTTTTTGTGGGTACTAAAAAGCAAGCCCAGCAAGTTGTGAAAAATGAAGCTGAAAGATGCGGCGGATTTTACGTGAACAACAGATGGCTTGGAGGTCTTTTAACGAACTTCCAAACCATACAATCAAGAATCCAGAAACTTATTGAACTTGAAGAGATGGAATCAAATGGTGAGCTTGAAAAGCTTCCAAAAAAAGAGCAAAGTAAACTAAGAAAGACTCTCGATAAACTCAGAAAAAATCTCGGCGGTGTGAAAAGTATGAGAAGTCTTCCAGATGTCGTATTCATAGTCGATCCAAGAAAAGAAAAAATAGCAGTTGAAGAAGCAAATTACCTTGGTATACCAATTGTTGCAATGGTTGACACAAATTGTGATCCTGAACCTATCGATTACGTTATTCCATCAAATGATGATGCAATAAGGGCAATAGCACTTATAACCGCAAAGATAGCAGATGCCTATCTTGAAGGCAGGGAAGGTGTACCATACTCAACGCAAGAAGCCGTTGAAGAAACGACCGAGGAAATAGAAATTAATATCCCAGACAATCTTGATGAAGAAGAAATATAA